Part of the Helicobacter bilis genome is shown below.
ATCTTTTATGGAAGCTTTGTTTATAAACTCTAAGCTTTGTTTAGATTCTATATTTTCTATATGAGATATTTTGCTACGCTCAATATGACAAGAGTGAGAATCTAGGTTTTGATTTATCTCGCTTTGTTTAATATGATAATCTTTAGAATCTAAAGCACAACCCCCAAGTAATTCCCTAAAATCATTATATTGAGTCATACTCACTACACTCATATTTCCTTGTGTGAGTGTGCCTGTCTTATCAAAGATTATAGAATCTGCTTTTGCTAGAGATTCTAGAAAGTCAGCCTTTGTATAGATAATGTGATTTTTAAAGCCTACATTTAAGCCCACTACACTAGCAATAGGCGTAGCAAGAGCTAACGCACAAGGACAAGCAATCACAATCACAGATACCGCAATAAGCAGGGCATACTCAAAGCCACTCTGTGTGAAAAAATAGTAGTAGCAAAAGCTAAGTAAAGCGATACTTAAAACAATGCGGCTAAACTTCCCAGCGATTTTAAAAGCAGTCGTTGCAATTTGTGGCGTGCTAAACTCACTCTCTTTTAAAAGCCTTGCTAACTTACTCATGCTAGAATCTTCAAAGCTTTTTTGTGCCTTGTAGATAAGCGGCTTATCAAGGGCAATTGCCCCTGCCATAATCTCTTCATTCACTTCTTTTGTGATAGCTACACTCTCACCGCTAATATTAGCATAATCTAAATGTGCGTTTGGACTAAGCAAGATTCCATCAACACAAAGCATTTCTCCAGCTAACACAAGCAATGTATCCCCAGCCTTTATATCATATACTGATACGATTTCGCCATTCTCTTTTCTTGCCTCAAGCGGTAGTATCGCATTTAATTTACAGAGATTATCATTTGCTCTTTTTTGACTTAAAGATTCTAAAAACTTCGCACTTAGCACAAATAAAATAATCATGCAAACAGATTCAAAATAAGTATGCCCACTCCCGCTAAGCCACGCATAAATCGAGTAGCAATACACAAGGGTCGTGCCTGTTATTACAAGCATTTCCATGCCTATTACGCCATTTTTTAGCCCCTTATATGCTTGTTTATAAAAATCACTCGCACAAAAGAAAAGCACAGGTGTAGCAAGGATAAAACTCGCAAGATTTAAAATATTACTTGATATAGAATCTATCCCAGAGAAAAAGCCACTATACTGCCCTACATTTACCCACATAACATTCATTGCACAAAATATTGCTACGGCTAGTTTAATGTAGTATTCCCTATTTCTCACATTATCATTTTGCTCCCTATCTTGCGGGTCATAAACGATAGCCTTATAGCCTATCTTTGCAACCTCATCATAGATTTGCTGAAAGCTTGTCTCATTTGGATCAAAAAGTATTTTTGCCTTATGTGCAGTGTAGTTTATCTTTAGTTCTTTTATACCTTGCATTTTTGCTAAAATCTGCTCATTTAGCCATACGCATGCCGCACATACAACGCCCTCTATTATGAAATGCACTTCCTTTAAGCCATTAGAATCTTTTAGATATTTTTGTGTGAAATTTATGGAGTTAAAGTTTGTAGCCACTTTAGAATCTTGTAGCTTTTTTGTTTGCAGGGTATTATCGCCTAACTTTGTATAAAAAGATTCTAAATTACATGATTTTAAAAGCGAA
Proteins encoded:
- a CDS encoding heavy metal translocating P-type ATPase, producing MQIPCSHCKQVYNKDALKEVKDTESKKTLYFCCNGCELAYSLLKSCNLESFYTKLGDNTLQTKKLQDSKVATNFNSINFTQKYLKDSNGLKEVHFIIEGVVCAACVWLNEQILAKMQGIKELKINYTAHKAKILFDPNETSFQQIYDEVAKIGYKAIVYDPQDREQNDNVRNREYYIKLAVAIFCAMNVMWVNVGQYSGFFSGIDSISSNILNLASFILATPVLFFCASDFYKQAYKGLKNGVIGMEMLVITGTTLVYCYSIYAWLSGSGHTYFESVCMIILFVLSAKFLESLSQKRANDNLCKLNAILPLEARKENGEIVSVYDIKAGDTLLVLAGEMLCVDGILLSPNAHLDYANISGESVAITKEVNEEIMAGAIALDKPLIYKAQKSFEDSSMSKLARLLKESEFSTPQIATTAFKIAGKFSRIVLSIALLSFCYYYFFTQSGFEYALLIAVSVIVIACPCALALATPIASVVGLNVGFKNHIIYTKADFLESLAKADSIIFDKTGTLTQGNMSVVSMTQYNDFRELLGGCALDSKDYHIKQSEINQNLDSHSCHIERSKISHIENIESKQSLEFINKASIKDIESTKSTKTKQSRSFFSKETTQVKQKEKGFLYALLKHNNHTIAKAILQSLYKDNAELDSLKDSANTYNFTDFSLIAGSGFESYYNNTHIIGGSRAYMEKMGVSLLDSNKTDTDDDITECFIAYKLENEKSYTLAYRFGLKDSIKDGAKDLILLLHSYKKKVSILSGDRESVVKKVAQTLHIKDYKHSKTPLQKAEFVRDLIAKGHNVVMIGDGLNDSLALKYAQVGIAMGSGSEIALQYSDVIILDDSLKSLSKAFKIAHKTLRIIKGNLLMSLVYNVLAIPLAFFGFVIPLFAAAFMSLSSLCVVLNSLRLYKSRL